In Roseovarius arcticus, the genomic stretch CGCGCAACTTTCTCAGGACCCGATTGACGTGAACAGAGCTTAGTCCCAGTGCATCGGCCATTAGATACTGTGTCAGAGGACAAGCATAGCCCGCCTTGCTGCCCAAGCCGACGAGGGCAAGTCTCGCACCAAACTCTAACAAAAAATGCGCCACACGGACCTCCGCTTCGCGACGTCCTATATTGATCAAATGCTCGACAACCATTGCCTCGTCACGTGACGCAGCCCAAAGCACGGCAGTTGCGAGCCGGGGTGTTTTCGAGAACACCTGTATAAGGTCGGAGACATGCACTTCAGTCACTTCGATGTCAGTGACAGGCTCAACGCTGTGATCCGAGATGTGCAACACGACGCTCCGCAAACCCAGGAAGTCGCCAGGGATCTGGAAATCGACAATCTGCCGTTGGCCATCCTCCAAAAGCTTATAGGAACAGGCCCAGCCGGAAATGAGGATGTACGCAGCCTGATCCGATTGCCCTTGATGCACCAGATCGCGTCCTGCGACAAAGCTACGCCGCCGCTTGTGCAGGCCTTCCAGCACGGACAGTTCAGCCTCTGACAAGGCGACAAAAGCGCCCAGTTTGCGCGCGAGTGGCGTAATCTGCATCATGGGCCCCTTTCCACAAATCGTGTTGGTCACTTATCCAAGCGAAACCGACCGCGACTGATGTCGATCAGCCCAAAGGTACAGGATCTTTGAAAGACTGCGTGTACCGCTGCGCAGGCCCACTGCGCGCGCGCAATAATTCTGAAAGGCAAAAACAATATGTCTAACCATAGCACGACTTCTGGTGTGGCCGCCTTATCAATCTGCGAAGCGCTGCTCCTTGCGCTGAACGATGCGAAGGTCCTGCCAGAAAACGAGATCATGGGCGTTCTCAAAGATGCAGCCGCCTCGCATGAAAAAGCAGGGGGTTCTGACATTGAGATCGAGGAACATAAGGCAGTCGCCATACTGATCAATAAGATCATCGCCGGCGGAAATTCTGTC encodes the following:
- a CDS encoding Crp/Fnr family transcriptional regulator, which encodes MMQITPLARKLGAFVALSEAELSVLEGLHKRRRSFVAGRDLVHQGQSDQAAYILISGWACSYKLLEDGQRQIVDFQIPGDFLGLRSVVLHISDHSVEPVTDIEVTEVHVSDLIQVFSKTPRLATAVLWAASRDEAMVVEHLINIGRREAEVRVAHFLLEFGARLALVGLGSKAGYACPLTQYLMADALGLSSVHVNRVLRKLREAGMVTFRAGFVTFDDYDRLVEFADFEQTYLDQIGPLLA